The following proteins are co-located in the Bosea sp. AS-1 genome:
- a CDS encoding Ku protein: MAPRPVWKGYLKLSLVSCAIELTSATDRSEKVSFRIINRKTGHTVRRQYIDSVTGKPVDDEDEVKGYEVGDDEYLLVEEDEIDAVQVESSHTLSVESFVDRADIPPIYFDAPYYVTPADEVSEEAFAVIRAAMAKERKAGVARIVLYRRERPVMIEPFDKGLLLTTLRYDKMVRKPQEVFEGLSSGKLDPELVSLATHIIDKKLAPFDPSDFEDRYEDALLALIQAKQEGRKPPVVRTPDRPANVVNLFDALKKSLTGEEEAAPATARKPRKKAAKTMEKAKKSA; encoded by the coding sequence ATGGCTCCGCGTCCGGTCTGGAAGGGTTATCTCAAACTCTCGCTGGTCTCCTGCGCGATCGAGCTGACCAGCGCGACGGATCGCAGCGAAAAGGTTTCCTTCCGCATTATTAATCGCAAGACCGGCCATACGGTCCGGCGGCAATATATCGACAGCGTCACCGGCAAGCCGGTCGATGACGAGGATGAGGTCAAGGGCTACGAAGTCGGCGACGATGAATATCTCCTCGTGGAAGAGGACGAGATCGACGCCGTACAAGTCGAGTCCTCGCATACGCTGTCGGTCGAGTCCTTCGTCGATCGCGCCGATATCCCGCCGATCTATTTCGATGCGCCCTACTATGTGACGCCGGCCGACGAGGTTTCGGAGGAGGCTTTCGCGGTCATCCGCGCGGCCATGGCGAAGGAGCGCAAGGCCGGCGTCGCCCGCATCGTGCTCTACCGGCGCGAGCGGCCCGTGATGATCGAGCCCTTCGACAAGGGGCTGCTGCTGACGACGCTGCGCTATGACAAGATGGTGCGCAAACCCCAGGAGGTTTTCGAGGGGCTGTCGTCAGGCAAGCTCGACCCGGAGCTGGTGTCCCTCGCCACCCACATCATCGACAAGAAGCTCGCGCCCTTCGATCCGTCGGATTTCGAGGACCGTTACGAGGATGCGCTGCTTGCGCTGATCCAGGCCAAGCAGGAGGGCCGCAAGCCGCCGGTCGTGCGGACGCCGGACCGGCCGGCCAATGTCGTCAACCTGTTCGACGCGCTGAAGAAGAGCCTCACCGGGGAGGAGGAGGCCGCACCTGCGACC
- a CDS encoding lipopolysaccharide biosynthesis protein: MRLPFRCCTREAGSGLLISNRNISSQMLINQSVLSSHHLRDALGKRTIVGGAIAVGAQLVRFALQVTGSAVLARLLEPSQFGLVAMGGTVTAFIVVLTELNVATAAVQQEELDQNTASALMWIAVGMGLLAFLLAAVAAPVSLWFFDDRRLPLVVLCLGLTAPIYAIGALPTALLTRNMRWLDLQVASLGGLAISLVVAVIAAKLFAAGYWALIIQAWVTALTTTVAAWILCPWRPSLVKDWSAVRSSLKFGSHLTGAMILNYFHQQLDNILIGARWGSVELGFYSRAYNLLMIPLNFLSGPLGSAMIPALSRLHREPAKWREAYLDALSVITFVGAGMAGLLYGGASPIVDLVLGSQWQPVKLIFSCLVLGMLASVPMSATGWIYISTGRTDRMFYWSLIGVPIYVASFLIGLPYGAVGVALCYSMSRYVAFFPSMFMAIYRTNITIFDILAVIAVPTFAAAAIGFMLARAVADLSIAPALAAVAVAGLLYVGVCALAVLRLPVYRRLRSRGLDILGGASARLLRRGSPG; this comes from the coding sequence GTGCGCCTGCCGTTTCGATGTTGCACGCGTGAAGCGGGGAGCGGGCTATTGATAAGCAACCGCAATATCTCCTCGCAGATGCTCATCAACCAGAGCGTGCTTTCCTCCCATCATCTCCGAGATGCTCTTGGGAAGCGCACGATTGTCGGAGGTGCCATCGCGGTAGGCGCTCAGCTCGTGCGTTTCGCCTTGCAGGTGACTGGCTCGGCCGTGCTTGCTCGCCTGCTTGAGCCGAGCCAGTTTGGTCTTGTCGCCATGGGCGGCACTGTAACCGCATTCATCGTCGTTCTGACCGAGCTCAACGTCGCGACGGCCGCGGTGCAGCAAGAAGAGTTGGACCAGAACACGGCCAGCGCCCTGATGTGGATCGCGGTCGGCATGGGGCTTTTGGCATTCCTCCTGGCCGCGGTTGCTGCGCCGGTCTCGCTTTGGTTTTTCGACGACCGGCGCTTGCCGCTCGTGGTGTTGTGCCTCGGCCTGACTGCGCCGATCTACGCGATCGGGGCGTTGCCCACCGCATTGCTGACCCGCAACATGCGTTGGCTCGATCTGCAGGTCGCTTCGCTCGGTGGTCTTGCGATCAGCCTCGTGGTCGCCGTCATCGCAGCGAAGCTGTTCGCTGCCGGCTATTGGGCGCTCATCATTCAAGCCTGGGTGACGGCGCTGACGACGACGGTGGCGGCGTGGATCTTGTGCCCGTGGCGGCCGAGCCTCGTGAAAGATTGGTCGGCCGTCAGATCATCGCTCAAATTTGGCTCTCACCTGACCGGCGCGATGATCCTGAACTACTTCCATCAGCAGCTCGACAACATCCTGATCGGCGCGCGCTGGGGCTCGGTCGAGCTCGGCTTCTATTCGCGCGCCTATAATCTGCTGATGATACCGCTCAATTTTCTGAGTGGGCCGCTGGGCTCTGCCATGATCCCGGCGTTGAGCCGGCTGCATCGCGAGCCTGCAAAATGGCGCGAAGCCTATCTCGACGCTTTGAGCGTCATCACCTTCGTCGGCGCCGGGATGGCCGGTCTGCTTTACGGAGGCGCCTCGCCCATCGTCGATCTGGTGCTTGGCTCGCAATGGCAGCCTGTGAAGCTGATCTTCAGTTGCCTGGTGCTCGGCATGCTGGCCTCCGTTCCGATGAGTGCCACCGGCTGGATCTATATCTCGACCGGCCGCACCGACCGCATGTTCTACTGGAGCCTGATCGGCGTCCCGATCTATGTCGCCTCGTTCCTGATCGGGCTTCCGTACGGCGCCGTCGGCGTGGCGCTGTGTTACAGCATGTCGCGCTACGTCGCGTTCTTCCCGTCGATGTTCATGGCCATCTATCGGACGAACATCACCATTTTCGATATTCTCGCGGTCATCGCCGTGCCGACGTTCGCTGCGGCCGCAATCGGTTTCATGCTCGCGCGGGCCGTGGCGGATCTTTCGATCGCGCCGGCGCTGGCGGCCGTGGCGGTCGCGGGGCTGCTTTACGTTGGGGTTTGCGCCCTCGCGGTGCTGCGCCTGCCAGTCTATCGACGCCTGCGAAGCCGCGGGCTCGACATACTCGGCGGCGCCTCCGCGCGCCTTCTGCGGCGCGGATCACCCGGTTGA
- a CDS encoding SDR family oxidoreductase, whose protein sequence is MRVLFTGADGYVGALLGPYLIEQGIDAVGLDTGYYRQGWLYPMRGPRPAVITKDLREVSPEDLEGFDAVAHLAELSNDPLGQQDPNLTHEINHGGSVRLAQLARKAGIKRFVYMSSCSVYGVGAPDQVLDEDSPVNPQTAYAECKAKVERDVSAMAGDDFEPCFLRNATAYGASPRQRFDIVLNDLCGLAWTTKQIKLLSDGSPWRPLVHALDMCQAVHLSLIAPPDRIRGQIFNVGSNQQNYRVIEIARIVANEFSGCELIVGEPSADNRSYRVNFDKIGRVLPTFEARWTAESGARQMHDVFERIAMTEEDFRAPPYTRLKMLMKHRQSGLLDDKLFWTQP, encoded by the coding sequence ATGCGGGTACTGTTTACGGGTGCAGATGGGTATGTCGGCGCGCTTCTCGGCCCTTATCTGATCGAGCAGGGCATCGACGCGGTCGGTCTCGATACCGGCTATTACCGCCAGGGCTGGCTCTACCCGATGCGGGGGCCGCGCCCCGCCGTCATCACGAAGGACCTGCGCGAAGTCTCGCCCGAGGACCTGGAAGGTTTCGACGCTGTCGCACATCTCGCTGAGCTGTCGAACGATCCGTTGGGGCAGCAGGACCCCAACCTGACGCACGAGATCAATCATGGTGGGTCGGTACGGCTGGCGCAACTCGCCCGAAAGGCGGGGATCAAGCGCTTCGTCTACATGTCCTCCTGCTCGGTCTACGGCGTCGGCGCGCCGGATCAGGTTCTCGATGAAGACAGTCCTGTGAACCCGCAGACGGCCTATGCGGAATGCAAGGCCAAGGTCGAGCGGGATGTCTCTGCCATGGCCGGCGACGATTTCGAGCCGTGCTTCCTTCGTAATGCCACGGCTTACGGCGCTTCTCCGCGCCAGCGCTTCGACATCGTGCTGAACGATCTCTGCGGCCTTGCCTGGACCACCAAGCAGATCAAGCTTCTGTCAGACGGTTCGCCCTGGAGGCCGCTCGTCCATGCGCTTGATATGTGCCAGGCGGTGCATTTATCGCTGATTGCGCCACCTGACCGCATTCGCGGCCAGATCTTCAATGTCGGCTCGAACCAGCAGAACTACCGCGTCATCGAGATCGCTCGCATCGTCGCGAACGAATTTTCAGGTTGCGAGTTGATCGTTGGCGAGCCCAGCGCCGATAATCGCTCCTATCGCGTGAATTTCGACAAGATCGGCCGTGTCCTGCCGACGTTCGAAGCGCGCTGGACTGCGGAATCGGGCGCCCGCCAGATGCATGACGTCTTCGAGCGCATCGCGATGACCGAGGAGGATTTCCGTGCTCCGCCCTATACTCGGCTCAAGATGCTGATGAAGCACCGTCAAAGCGGCCTTCTCGACGACAAGCTGTTCTGGACCCAGCCCTGA
- the rfbC gene encoding dTDP-4-dehydrorhamnose 3,5-epimerase, with product MKFVATKLTGAFILELDRREDERGFFARTFCQHEFQAHGLKTTIAQANLASNIRKGTLRGMHFQYPPAAETKLVRCTRGSILDIIVDLRPESPTFLQHIEVELSQKNGRALYVPERFAHGYQALEDETDTSYQVGEFYTPSAEGGLMYNDPRLGLTWPLPVAVISPKDQAFAPFDVVEAELKARMSSKPVSVTG from the coding sequence TTGAAATTCGTCGCCACTAAGCTTACGGGCGCGTTCATTCTTGAACTCGACCGAAGGGAAGATGAACGGGGCTTTTTCGCACGCACCTTCTGCCAGCACGAATTCCAAGCCCACGGCCTTAAGACGACGATCGCGCAGGCCAATCTCGCCTCGAACATCCGCAAGGGCACGTTGCGGGGCATGCACTTCCAGTATCCTCCGGCGGCGGAGACCAAGCTCGTGCGATGCACGCGCGGCTCGATCCTCGACATCATCGTCGACCTGCGCCCGGAAAGCCCGACATTCCTGCAGCATATCGAAGTCGAGCTGAGCCAGAAGAACGGCCGCGCACTCTACGTGCCGGAGCGCTTCGCACATGGTTATCAGGCGCTCGAGGACGAAACGGATACGAGCTATCAGGTCGGCGAATTCTACACGCCGAGCGCTGAAGGCGGACTGATGTACAACGACCCGCGCCTGGGCCTGACATGGCCCCTGCCCGTGGCGGTCATCTCACCCAAGGACCAGGCTTTTGCGCCGTTCGATGTCGTCGAGGCGGAGTTGAAGGCCAGGATGAGTTCCAAGCCAGTGTCGGTGACCGGCTGA
- a CDS encoding NAD(P)-dependent oxidoreductase has product MLIVDTALKKRAEENNPIRVGILGAGFMCQGLANQIANSVPGMRLAAISNRRPERALNVLTYCGFEDVRLSNNQAALDETIRAGKPAATEDALLLARSPEIDVLVDTTGSVEFGAHLVLEAFKHGKDVVLMNAEIDATIGPILRVHAQRYGRILSACDGDEPGVQMNLVRWVRGLGLTPRLIGNIKGLQDPYRTPTTQKAWAERWGQNAAMVTSFADGSKISFEQSIVANATGFKVLQRGMSRGREYRDDVMAIGKLYDIDQLREMGGAIDYVVGTPLTKVFVLAEHPDPKQQHYLNLYKMGEGPLYSFFTPYHLVHFETPLSIARVVLFRDELAPPLGGPVVEVCAVAKRDLKAGETLDDYGMYMTYGEAVNVDEMSAKRYLPEGLVAGCRLVRDVAKDEVLTYGDVALPPGRLADTLRAEQYRHFRGETWLEDLLKVAA; this is encoded by the coding sequence ATGCTGATCGTCGATACGGCCCTGAAGAAGCGCGCTGAAGAGAACAATCCGATCCGAGTGGGCATTCTCGGAGCGGGTTTCATGTGCCAGGGGCTCGCCAACCAGATCGCGAATTCCGTGCCGGGCATGCGGCTGGCGGCGATCTCCAACCGCCGCCCGGAGCGGGCCCTGAACGTCCTTACCTATTGCGGGTTCGAGGACGTCAGGCTCTCCAACAACCAGGCCGCACTGGACGAGACCATCCGGGCCGGCAAGCCTGCGGCTACGGAAGACGCCCTGCTGTTGGCACGCTCGCCCGAGATCGATGTGCTGGTCGATACGACAGGGTCGGTCGAGTTCGGCGCGCATCTCGTGCTCGAAGCCTTCAAGCACGGCAAGGACGTGGTGTTGATGAATGCCGAGATCGACGCCACCATCGGCCCGATCCTGCGCGTTCACGCCCAGAGGTACGGGCGCATCCTCTCCGCTTGCGACGGCGATGAACCCGGCGTGCAGATGAATCTGGTTCGCTGGGTGCGAGGTCTTGGGCTGACGCCTCGCCTGATCGGCAACATCAAGGGCCTGCAAGACCCCTATCGGACCCCGACGACGCAAAAAGCCTGGGCGGAGCGCTGGGGACAGAATGCGGCCATGGTGACGAGCTTTGCCGACGGCTCCAAGATCAGCTTCGAGCAGTCCATCGTCGCCAATGCGACCGGCTTCAAGGTGCTGCAGCGGGGCATGTCGCGCGGGCGCGAGTACCGCGACGACGTCATGGCCATCGGCAAGCTCTACGACATCGACCAGTTGCGGGAGATGGGGGGCGCCATCGATTATGTCGTCGGTACTCCCCTGACCAAGGTCTTCGTGCTGGCGGAGCATCCCGATCCGAAGCAGCAGCATTACCTCAATCTCTACAAGATGGGCGAAGGGCCGCTCTATTCGTTCTTCACGCCCTACCATCTCGTCCATTTCGAGACGCCGCTGTCGATTGCGCGCGTGGTGCTGTTCCGGGATGAACTGGCGCCACCGCTCGGAGGGCCGGTGGTCGAGGTTTGCGCGGTCGCCAAGCGCGACCTCAAGGCCGGCGAGACGCTCGACGACTACGGCATGTACATGACCTATGGCGAGGCCGTGAACGTCGACGAGATGAGTGCCAAACGCTACCTGCCGGAGGGCCTGGTTGCGGGTTGCCGCCTTGTTCGCGACGTCGCGAAGGACGAGGTTCTGACTTATGGCGACGTCGCCCTCCCGCCCGGGCGGCTCGCCGACACGCTTCGCGCCGAGCAGTATCGCCATTTCCGCGGCGAGACCTGGCTCGAAGACCTGCTCAAGGTCGCGGCCTGA